A stretch of the Pseudalkalibacillus hwajinpoensis genome encodes the following:
- the nth gene encoding endonuclease III, translating into MLTKAKIRTVLDTMGEMFPDAHCELNHSTPFELAIAVVLSAQCTDALVNKVTPGLFEKYNGPEDFLQVPIEELENDIRRIGLFRNKAKNIKKLARTVVEQYGGSLPESREELMELSGVGRKTANVIASVAFDVPAIAVDTHVERVSKRLGICRWKDSVLEVEKTLMRKIPEEEWSVSHHRFIFFGRYHCKAQSPQCEICPLLELCREGQKRMKQRARKGK; encoded by the coding sequence TTGCTAACGAAAGCCAAGATAAGAACAGTTCTTGATACGATGGGAGAGATGTTTCCAGATGCCCATTGTGAATTGAATCATTCTACTCCATTTGAGCTTGCTATTGCAGTTGTATTATCAGCTCAATGTACAGATGCATTAGTAAACAAAGTTACTCCTGGTTTATTTGAAAAATATAACGGTCCTGAAGACTTTCTTCAAGTACCCATAGAAGAACTCGAGAACGATATAAGAAGGATCGGCTTATTTCGAAATAAAGCAAAAAATATAAAAAAGCTTGCCAGAACGGTTGTTGAACAATATGGCGGTTCTCTTCCTGAATCGAGGGAAGAGCTAATGGAGCTCTCAGGTGTTGGAAGAAAAACGGCTAACGTCATTGCTTCAGTAGCTTTTGATGTTCCGGCGATCGCCGTGGATACCCACGTTGAGAGAGTGAGCAAGAGGCTCGGTATATGCAGATGGAAGGATTCCGTTCTAGAAGTTGAGAAGACGCTCATGAGAAAAATTCCAGAAGAGGAGTGGTCCGTTTCTCACCATCGTTTTATTTTCTTTGGAAGGTACCATTGTAAAGCTCAATCTCCGCAATGTGAAATTTGTCCACTTCTCGAGCTATGCCGAGAAGGACAGAAGAGAATGAAACAGCGTGCTCGGAAAGGCAAATAG
- a CDS encoding DnaD domain-containing protein, whose amino-acid sequence MKKEHIIQIINEGHVSVPRLLLNYYVSVGLHEEDAFFLIRLHSFIEQGNSFPTPEELAQAMTYSPQACLDKIQQLMQKGVLTIEEHQNESKNYYSEVYSLIPLWERIFKAIEQEEAEKAAAKNDENEESLYTLFEREFARPLSPIECETLAMWIDGDKHDAELIKGALKEAVLAGKLNFRYIDRILFEWKRNGIKTLEQARSYGEKFRKHQYDKKAPAKPDVKKDSGQSAPIYNWLGR is encoded by the coding sequence ATGAAGAAGGAACACATCATTCAAATCATTAATGAAGGTCATGTTTCAGTACCAAGGCTCTTGCTCAATTACTATGTTAGCGTTGGTTTACATGAAGAAGATGCCTTCTTTTTAATTAGACTACACAGTTTTATTGAACAGGGGAATTCTTTTCCAACACCGGAGGAACTTGCCCAAGCAATGACATATTCACCACAAGCTTGTCTAGATAAAATACAGCAGCTTATGCAAAAAGGTGTTTTAACGATCGAGGAACACCAGAATGAATCGAAGAATTATTATTCTGAAGTCTATTCGCTAATCCCGTTGTGGGAGCGAATTTTTAAGGCGATCGAGCAAGAAGAAGCAGAGAAGGCTGCTGCGAAAAACGATGAGAATGAAGAAAGTCTTTACACGTTGTTTGAGCGTGAATTTGCAAGGCCACTTTCCCCCATTGAATGCGAGACGCTTGCCATGTGGATAGATGGTGATAAGCATGATGCTGAGTTAATTAAAGGGGCGTTAAAAGAAGCTGTTCTTGCTGGAAAGCTAAACTTTCGCTACATTGACCGCATACTCTTTGAATGGAAGCGAAACGGCATTAAGACATTAGAGCAGGCACGTTCCTACGGAGAGAAGTTTAGAAAGCACCAATATGATAAAAAAGCACCTGCTAAGCCTGATGTGAAGAAAGATTCAGGTCAGAGTGCTCCTATATATAACTGGCTTGGAAGATAG
- the asnS gene encoding asparagine--tRNA ligase has product MKTTISNVNKQVEQTVTIGAWLHNKRSSGKIQFLQLRDGTGFIQGVMVKKEVTEEAWEAAKNLTQESSVWVTGVVREDDRSQSGYELTVTNIELIHEAVDYPITPKEHGTEFLMDNRHLWIRSRRQNAILRIRNEIIRATYQFFNENDFVKIDPPILTGSSAEGTTDLFHTKYFEEDAYLSQSGQLYMEAAAMAFGRVFSFGPTFRAEKSKTRRHLIEFWMIEPEMAFMNHDESLEVQEQYVSFLVKSVLDNCQLELKTLERDVSKLEAIQAPFPRISYDDAITLLKDKGFTDIEWGEDFGAPHETAIAESFEKPVFITNYPKDIKAFYMKPDPEREEVVLCADLIAPEGYGEIIGGSQRIDDLALMEQRYEEHGLTDDAYKWYLELRRYGSVPHSGFGLGLERTVAWLSGVEHVRETIPFPRLLNRLYP; this is encoded by the coding sequence GTGAAAACAACGATTTCTAACGTAAATAAACAGGTTGAACAAACCGTTACAATTGGAGCCTGGTTACATAATAAACGTTCAAGCGGAAAGATCCAGTTTCTTCAGCTTCGCGACGGAACGGGATTCATTCAAGGCGTTATGGTTAAGAAGGAAGTAACAGAAGAAGCATGGGAAGCTGCTAAGAATTTAACTCAAGAATCTTCAGTATGGGTGACAGGAGTTGTCCGTGAAGATGATCGTTCACAATCAGGATATGAATTAACTGTTACTAACATTGAATTAATTCATGAAGCTGTGGATTATCCAATTACGCCAAAAGAGCATGGTACAGAATTCTTAATGGATAATCGTCACCTTTGGATTCGCTCTAGACGCCAAAACGCTATTCTTCGCATTCGAAATGAGATTATTCGTGCAACTTATCAATTCTTTAATGAAAATGACTTCGTTAAAATTGATCCGCCTATTCTAACAGGGAGCTCTGCAGAAGGTACAACAGATCTATTCCATACAAAATATTTTGAAGAAGATGCTTATCTATCACAGAGTGGACAACTTTATATGGAAGCAGCAGCTATGGCTTTTGGACGCGTCTTTTCTTTTGGTCCAACATTCCGAGCTGAAAAATCAAAAACGCGCCGTCATTTAATCGAATTTTGGATGATTGAGCCTGAGATGGCATTTATGAATCATGACGAAAGTCTTGAAGTTCAAGAGCAGTATGTTAGCTTCCTTGTAAAATCTGTATTAGATAATTGTCAACTTGAGTTAAAAACGCTTGAACGTGATGTTTCGAAACTAGAAGCGATTCAAGCGCCATTCCCTCGCATTTCCTATGATGATGCGATTACGCTATTGAAAGATAAAGGCTTTACAGATATTGAATGGGGCGAAGATTTTGGTGCTCCTCATGAAACTGCAATCGCTGAAAGCTTTGAGAAACCAGTGTTCATTACTAATTATCCTAAGGACATTAAGGCGTTCTATATGAAGCCTGATCCTGAGCGTGAAGAAGTTGTTCTATGCGCTGATTTAATCGCTCCAGAAGGTTATGGTGAAATCATTGGAGGTAGTCAGAGAATTGATGATTTAGCACTTATGGAGCAGCGATATGAAGAACATGGTCTTACAGACGATGCATATAAATGGTATCTTGAACTTCGCCGCTATGGTTCTGTTCCACATTCTGGTTTTGGTCTTGGATTAGAACGAACTGTGGCATGGTTATCTGGTGTGGAACATGTGCGTGAAACAATTCCGTTCCCACGTCTTTTAAATAGACTATATCCGTGA
- a CDS encoding pyridoxal phosphate-dependent aminotransferase, translated as MNLSKRVAALTPSATLEITAKAKALKAEGHDVIALGAGEPDFNTPSHILEAAKKAMDEGLTKYTPSGGILPLKESIIAKFQEDQNITYKADEIIVCTGAKHALYTLFQVILDEGDEVIIPTPYWVSYPEQVKLAGGKPVYVEGKEEQSFKVTISQLEAAVTSNTKAVIINSPSNPTGSIYTPEELKQIGAFCLEHDILIVSDEIYEKLVYDGAEHTSIAQLSPELKDQTIIINGVSKSHSMTGWRIGYAAGRKEIIKAMTNLASHSTSNPTSISQYAALAAYEGSQEPVSEMKEAFEGRLNTVYEQLNAIPGFTCVKPQGAFYLFPNAKEAAEKTGFDSVDAFVKGLLEEEKVALVPGSGFGSPDNVRLSYATSLEVILEAINRIERFVKTKQTV; from the coding sequence ATGAATTTATCTAAACGTGTAGCAGCTCTTACACCGTCTGCTACGCTTGAAATAACTGCAAAAGCAAAAGCATTGAAGGCTGAAGGACATGACGTTATCGCATTAGGTGCAGGTGAACCAGATTTTAATACACCATCTCACATTCTTGAAGCAGCGAAGAAAGCAATGGATGAAGGGTTAACAAAATATACTCCTTCTGGAGGCATTCTTCCTCTAAAAGAAAGTATTATCGCTAAATTCCAAGAAGATCAGAATATAACGTACAAAGCTGATGAAATTATTGTATGTACTGGAGCGAAGCATGCTCTCTACACATTGTTCCAGGTAATACTAGATGAAGGTGATGAGGTTATTATTCCTACACCTTACTGGGTTAGTTATCCTGAACAAGTTAAGCTTGCTGGTGGCAAGCCCGTTTATGTAGAAGGTAAAGAAGAACAGTCATTTAAAGTGACAATTTCTCAACTTGAAGCAGCAGTAACGTCCAATACAAAAGCTGTGATCATTAATTCTCCTTCTAATCCAACAGGATCGATCTATACACCTGAAGAGCTTAAGCAAATAGGTGCATTCTGTTTAGAGCATGACATTCTCATTGTTTCTGATGAGATTTATGAAAAGCTTGTGTATGATGGAGCAGAACATACTTCTATCGCACAGCTTTCACCTGAATTGAAGGATCAAACGATTATTATTAATGGAGTATCCAAATCCCATTCCATGACAGGGTGGAGAATCGGTTATGCTGCAGGGAGAAAAGAGATCATTAAAGCAATGACAAACCTTGCAAGCCATTCCACTTCAAATCCAACTTCCATTTCCCAATATGCAGCTCTAGCAGCGTATGAAGGGTCACAGGAGCCTGTTAGTGAAATGAAAGAAGCATTTGAAGGTAGATTAAACACCGTTTATGAACAATTAAATGCGATTCCTGGATTTACATGTGTGAAGCCACAAGGAGCATTCTATCTTTTCCCTAATGCTAAAGAAGCGGCAGAGAAGACAGGTTTTGATTCTGTTGATGCGTTTGTAAAAGGCCTTCTTGAAGAAGAGAAAGTAGCGCTTGTACCTGGATCCGGCTTTGGTTCTCCTGATAATGTTAGGCTTTCATATGCAACATCACTTGAGGTGATTCTTGAAGCCATAAATCGAATTGAACGATTTGTTAAAACGAAACAGACAGTTTAA
- a CDS encoding DUF5590 domain-containing protein → MRVIGIIAGVILAVLIWQGISFYSSVTDQPDRLEEKAIERAESESVIEKVDEAVQYHGTNSAYVVLKGSDADGDQVYVFVPRKDGALVTKKIEDGVTLEAIKKKLSEEFSPQEVINIKPGIEINQEEKQVLVWEATFIDTNNRYTFAYYYFSNGEYWRSRSIKQS, encoded by the coding sequence ATGCGAGTAATAGGAATAATTGCAGGCGTGATTTTAGCAGTTTTGATCTGGCAAGGCATTTCATTTTATTCTTCCGTAACCGATCAACCTGATCGGCTAGAAGAAAAAGCGATTGAGAGAGCTGAATCGGAATCGGTGATAGAAAAAGTTGATGAAGCGGTTCAATATCATGGTACAAATAGTGCTTATGTTGTCTTAAAAGGTAGCGATGCAGATGGAGATCAGGTTTATGTTTTCGTGCCACGAAAGGATGGGGCGCTTGTCACAAAGAAAATAGAAGACGGCGTTACGTTAGAAGCCATCAAAAAGAAGCTTTCTGAAGAATTTTCTCCACAAGAAGTCATTAATATTAAACCAGGTATTGAAATCAATCAAGAAGAGAAGCAAGTGCTTGTATGGGAAGCCACATTCATTGATACCAACAACCGCTATACATTTGCATATTATTATTTTAGTAATGGTGAATATTGGCGATCTCGTTCAATAAAACAAAGTTAA
- a CDS encoding YpmA family protein codes for MESNIEVLSTVKVSKSLDIYKIVDSLNRTLKEKDLMFGLALDEEDQDQMIFTIYRT; via the coding sequence ATGGAAAGCAACATTGAAGTATTGTCGACTGTGAAGGTTAGTAAATCCCTCGATATTTACAAAATTGTTGATTCGTTAAATCGCACCTTAAAAGAAAAAGATTTAATGTTTGGACTTGCACTTGATGAAGAAGACCAGGACCAGATGATTTTTACAATCTATCGTACATAA
- a CDS encoding ComEC/Rec2 family competence protein: protein MKKLLLLSASFLFFSLACPGADAAIQSVDLHLKHHEVAVTFLDLSIGEAVLIQGSDGEAILINTGSSLSEKELMNRLQMYQVKELRKVWLTNAEEAYTGNFTALLKYFDIDEVFLSDQAEKAFLTKIPTHLQKTNLKINQKLTLMDGVDVEIINISKAGSVTFVLSLGSQDLLLMGETNLELEEEIASSGRAVEVLKVANFGSGNGTSTELLNAIDPQMAVIFRHNNIDVSESVLERLSESWTDVYYPYRIGSVTLRLQHDRYDVITLPTKEVR, encoded by the coding sequence ATGAAGAAATTACTTTTACTTAGTGCGAGCTTCCTTTTTTTTAGTTTGGCTTGCCCGGGTGCTGACGCAGCTATCCAATCTGTTGACTTACACCTTAAGCACCACGAAGTAGCCGTAACTTTTCTTGATCTATCAATTGGAGAAGCGGTTTTGATACAAGGATCAGATGGAGAGGCAATTCTGATTAATACAGGGAGTAGCCTTTCCGAAAAAGAGCTAATGAATCGACTACAGATGTACCAGGTGAAGGAGCTGAGAAAAGTTTGGCTTACGAATGCTGAGGAAGCTTATACGGGAAACTTCACTGCATTGCTCAAATATTTTGATATAGACGAAGTATTTTTATCTGATCAAGCAGAAAAGGCATTTCTTACGAAGATACCAACTCATCTTCAAAAGACTAACTTAAAGATAAATCAAAAGCTTACACTGATGGATGGCGTTGATGTCGAAATTATAAACATATCTAAGGCGGGTTCTGTAACATTTGTGCTATCCTTAGGAAGTCAGGATTTACTACTGATGGGAGAAACGAATCTCGAACTTGAGGAAGAGATCGCGTCTTCCGGGAGAGCAGTAGAGGTATTGAAAGTTGCGAATTTCGGATCAGGTAATGGAACTTCAACCGAATTATTGAACGCCATCGATCCACAAATGGCCGTGATTTTTCGTCACAATAACATTGATGTAAGTGAATCAGTGCTTGAACGGTTAAGTGAAAGCTGGACTGATGTCTATTACCCATACCGAATCGGAAGCGTAACCCTAAGGTTGCAACATGATCGTTATGACGTTATCACACTTCCTACTAAAGAAGTTAGATGA
- the dinG gene encoding ATP-dependent DNA helicase DinG — protein sequence MNRYTIIDFETTGNSPKNGDRIIQIGLAVVEDDTIVDRYASFVNPEKPLPLFIQQLTGITDEDLKDAPLFEEVAPELLKRLDGAYFVAHNVRFDLNFMNAQLDSSGYEAFTGPTLDTVELARILLPTAEAYKLSSLAEFLEIQHDNPHQADSDAEVTAELLLYLFDKMDDLPLVTLTQLEELSTRLYSDIEVVLHELIQDKQRRIEPEGNFEVFRDIAIKLQEQVDEVESLQKRIAFHDAQNEFEEKMSKIIPGFEVREGQSDMMKQVSEAFETNQHILIEAGTGIGKSLGYLLPGVVHAKNTGKPVVVSTHTIQLQEQLLQRDLPFLRDILPFPFRATIIKGRSHYLDLTRFEQQLHHVEEDNYDTILTKAQILVWLLETDYGDVEELNLSSGGKLFWQQVKSDAAVSANHRSPWFSRDFYHRRKRFAMNADLIITNHALLFSDLINDHQLLPAYQQAVIDEAHHLEDIATEFFGIKTDYFSILQGFVRMGLKDGDGIYGKVISILKNLEIEIDETKREIDAYVKTILGDVDELFRMLHRYVQKNTRRSNEIGRLSYRISDENGPTWEAIQEAAHRLVFYLKDLDKGLKKVEKELDLKEDELTREQLNTSADFKGIHASVLEELSKVDYLLLNESENDVKWVEIDPKGSLNSAFLFSRPVEVGSLLSSDYFGKKKSILLTSATLTVRNSFDFIINRLGLEEFGPLIHQYHSPFDYSEQARLMIPTDLPMIKDVSDNQFVDHITEAILRIARVTRGRMLVLFTSYDMLKKAHHRMKELIVHDELTLISQGVDSGSRVRLTKNFKESEEAILFGTSSFWEGVDIPGEDLSCLIIVRLPFSPPDNPVFQARSEQLKQSGGNPFMELSLPEAIIRFKQGFGRLVRSQRDRGAVFVFDRRIISTRYGRSFVKSLPDVPLMKGTTEELVNELDLWL from the coding sequence ATGAATCGATATACAATTATAGATTTTGAAACAACCGGTAATTCCCCCAAAAACGGGGATCGCATTATTCAAATTGGACTTGCTGTTGTAGAGGATGACACGATCGTTGACCGATATGCTTCGTTTGTTAATCCTGAAAAACCACTACCGTTATTTATTCAGCAGCTGACAGGGATAACGGATGAAGATCTTAAAGATGCGCCACTATTTGAAGAAGTCGCACCTGAACTTCTTAAACGTCTTGACGGTGCTTATTTTGTTGCGCACAATGTTCGATTTGATCTTAATTTCATGAATGCACAGCTTGATTCAAGTGGATATGAGGCTTTTACTGGACCAACGCTCGATACAGTAGAACTTGCACGAATCCTCTTGCCTACAGCAGAGGCCTATAAATTATCTTCACTAGCAGAGTTTTTAGAAATCCAGCATGATAATCCGCATCAAGCAGATAGTGATGCGGAGGTAACAGCGGAACTTTTGCTTTATCTATTTGATAAGATGGATGATTTACCGCTCGTAACGTTAACGCAGCTCGAGGAGCTTTCAACTCGGCTTTATAGTGATATAGAAGTAGTCCTTCATGAGCTTATTCAAGATAAGCAGAGACGGATTGAGCCTGAAGGCAATTTTGAAGTGTTTCGGGATATAGCGATTAAATTACAAGAGCAAGTAGACGAAGTTGAGTCACTTCAGAAGCGTATCGCGTTCCATGATGCCCAAAATGAATTTGAGGAAAAAATGTCTAAGATTATCCCCGGTTTTGAAGTGCGAGAAGGTCAAAGTGACATGATGAAGCAGGTTTCAGAAGCTTTTGAAACAAATCAGCACATTTTGATTGAAGCTGGGACGGGTATAGGAAAATCTTTAGGGTATTTATTACCTGGGGTTGTTCATGCCAAAAATACAGGTAAGCCTGTTGTTGTCAGTACGCATACAATCCAACTACAAGAACAGCTATTACAAAGAGACCTACCGTTTCTTCGTGATATTTTGCCGTTCCCTTTTAGAGCCACGATTATTAAAGGCAGAAGTCATTATTTGGATTTAACGCGATTTGAACAGCAGCTTCATCATGTAGAAGAAGATAATTATGATACGATTTTAACGAAAGCTCAAATTCTCGTATGGTTGCTAGAAACAGATTATGGGGATGTGGAGGAATTAAATCTCTCTAGTGGAGGCAAGCTTTTTTGGCAACAGGTGAAAAGCGATGCCGCTGTATCTGCAAACCACCGTTCTCCGTGGTTCTCCCGTGATTTTTACCATCGAAGAAAGCGCTTTGCGATGAATGCTGATTTAATCATCACAAATCACGCTTTATTATTTAGTGATTTAATTAACGACCATCAATTATTACCCGCTTATCAACAGGCAGTAATTGATGAAGCCCATCATCTAGAAGATATTGCTACAGAATTCTTCGGTATTAAAACGGATTACTTTTCTATTCTACAAGGGTTTGTTCGGATGGGATTAAAAGATGGTGATGGCATTTACGGAAAGGTAATTAGTATCCTCAAAAACCTTGAAATTGAAATAGATGAAACCAAAAGGGAAATTGATGCTTATGTGAAGACGATTCTTGGAGATGTAGATGAGCTTTTTCGCATGCTTCACCGTTACGTTCAGAAAAACACTCGTCGTTCGAATGAAATTGGTCGATTAAGCTATCGTATTTCTGATGAAAACGGTCCTACATGGGAAGCTATTCAAGAAGCAGCTCATCGATTAGTGTTCTACTTGAAAGATTTGGATAAAGGTTTAAAGAAGGTAGAAAAAGAACTTGATTTAAAAGAAGATGAACTCACAAGAGAGCAATTGAACACTTCAGCTGATTTTAAAGGAATTCATGCTTCTGTTTTGGAGGAACTTTCAAAAGTAGATTACCTCTTACTAAACGAAAGCGAAAATGATGTGAAGTGGGTGGAGATTGATCCGAAGGGCTCATTAAATTCAGCCTTTTTGTTTAGTAGACCTGTTGAGGTAGGTTCATTACTATCAAGCGACTATTTTGGAAAGAAAAAGAGTATTTTGCTTACCTCTGCAACGCTAACTGTCAGAAATTCGTTTGATTTCATTATTAACAGACTTGGATTAGAGGAGTTTGGGCCACTTATTCACCAATATCATTCTCCATTTGATTATAGTGAACAGGCAAGGCTAATGATTCCGACTGATTTACCAATGATTAAAGATGTATCGGACAATCAGTTTGTAGACCATATTACAGAAGCGATTCTTCGAATTGCCCGCGTGACTCGAGGGAGAATGCTCGTTCTCTTTACATCTTATGATATGCTCAAAAAAGCTCACCACCGTATGAAGGAACTCATTGTTCATGACGAGTTAACTTTGATCAGTCAGGGCGTAGATAGTGGAAGTAGAGTAAGGCTTACGAAGAATTTCAAGGAAAGTGAAGAAGCGATTCTGTTTGGTACAAGCAGCTTCTGGGAGGGCGTAGATATACCAGGCGAAGACTTAAGCTGCCTTATCATTGTTCGTCTTCCATTTTCACCACCAGATAATCCCGTTTTTCAGGCTAGATCAGAGCAATTGAAGCAGTCAGGTGGAAATCCATTTATGGAACTTTCTCTACCTGAAGCAATCATTCGATTCAAACAAGGTTTTGGTCGGCTTGTACGATCACAGCGAGATCGAGGAGCTGTGTTTGTATTTGACCGCAGAATCATTTCTACAAGATACGGTCGTTCATTTGTAAAGTCACTCCCTGACGTTCCTCTTATGAAAGGGACAACGGAAGAATTAGTAAATGAATTAGATCTCTGGTTATAA